CCGACGAGGAGGACAACTACTTCGAGCGCTCGTTCGACGAGTTAGACGTTCCTGACAGCGACAGAATAGATCCATCGAAGGCAGACGTCACCGAAGCGTTTGAGGATCTATTGATTCGAGCCGCAGTTCAGGGAGGCTACGAGGAGGCACTCGCAGTGCTCGTTCCCGCGGAGTGGGTTTATCTGACGTGGGCGACTGCACCATCAAAACCTCCTGAGACGTTCTATTTTCGAGAATGGATCGAGATCCACAACACGCCAGCGTTCGAGACGTTTGTCGAGTGGCTACGATGCGAACTCGATAAGTACGGACCGAGTCTCAGCGAGCATCGACAGCGTCGCATCGAGCGTCTCTTCTGCCGGACCGTAGCGCTCGAAGTTGAGTTCTTCGATGCGGCTTACGAATAAGGTGAAACAGTGATCAGGGGTGGTACTCATTCGTGTATTGCTCGTTGGTCGTTATC
The nucleotide sequence above comes from Halocatena marina. Encoded proteins:
- a CDS encoding TenA family protein; translation: MTAETFETYAAARTDARFTEWLRERSEPDWADATEHRFVRELGDGTLDDALFRRYLVQDYAFVGTLTSAFGYAVGQAPTMEAKGRLSEFLGILTDEEDNYFERSFDELDVPDSDRIDPSKADVTEAFEDLLIRAAVQGGYEEALAVLVPAEWVYLTWATAPSKPPETFYFREWIEIHNTPAFETFVEWLRCELDKYGPSLSEHRQRRIERLFCRTVALEVEFFDAAYE